A single Musa acuminata AAA Group cultivar baxijiao chromosome BXJ2-1, Cavendish_Baxijiao_AAA, whole genome shotgun sequence DNA region contains:
- the LOC103993655 gene encoding uncharacterized protein LOC103993655 isoform X2 → MSPKVSALDMPDVPMGQLPEHLHLQRTRVVCKADAPIHTEGIQYSGAYASIGVDNSVGVDSFCKNFKVKVVRLTNDEIEFDMIGIDASLANAFRRILIAEVPTMAIEKVLMVNNTSVVADEVLAHRLGLIPLNADPRLFEYLSENDAPNERNTIVYKLDVSCKKGSPRVTVKSDQLKWLPHGSELQMDSHDISAKAKSYTSFSCIQDSLPEFSKKPLGVKFDDIIIAKLGPGQAIELEAHAVKGIGKIHAKWSPVATAWYRMLPEVSLLKEVTGDVAEKLVKKCPVNVFDIEDLGNGGKKAVVANPRACTLCRECIRGVNEELVELRRVKDHFIFTIESTGALSPEELFAEAVKILEDKCDRVISELS, encoded by the exons ATGTCGCCTAAGGTGTCGGCGCTGGATATGCCAGACGTGCCGATGGGGCAGCTTCCGGAGCACCTTCACCTCCAGCGGACCCGCGTCGTCTGTAAGGCCGACGCCCCCATCCAT ACAGAAGGTATTCAGTACTCTGGTGCTTATGCATCGATTGGAGTTGACAATAGTGTGGGTGTGGACAGTTTCTGCAAGAACTTTAAGGTCAAAGTTGTCAGGCTTACTAACGACGAGATTGAATTTGATATGATTGGCATTGATGCTTCATTGGCTAATGCATTCAGGAGGATCCTTATTGCCGAG GTCCCTACTATGGCCATCGAGAAAGTCCTCATGGTCAATAACACATCCGTTGTAGCGGATGAGGTGCTTGCCCACAGGCTGGGTCTCATTCCACTTAATGCTGACCCAAGGCTATTTGAGTATCTCTCAG AAAATGATGCTCCAAATGAACGGAATACTATTGTCTATAAGTTGGATGTGTCGTGTAAAAAAGGCAGTCCACGTGTTACAG TTAAGTCAGATCAATTGAAGTGGCTGCCACATGGCAGTGAACTTCAAATGGATTCCCATGACATTTCTGCGAAAGCAAAAAGCTATACCTCATTCAGCTGTATTCAAGATTCCCTGCCAGAATTTTCAAAAAAGCCACTCGGTGTGAAGTTTGATGACATCATTATTGCTAAACTTGGGCCAGGCCAG GCAATCGAGCTTGAAGCTCATGCTGTTAAAGGCATTGGCAAAATTCATGCCAAATGGTCTCCTGTGGCTACAGCTTGGTACCGGATGCTTCCCGAG GTTTCTCTATTGAAAGAAGTCACCGGTGATGTTGCTGAGAAGCTTGTAAAGAAATGTCCAGTTAATGTCTTTGATATTGAAGACCTCGGAAATG GTGGAAAGAAGGCAGTGGTAGCGAACCCGCGTGCCTGTACACTGTGCAGAGAATGCATTCGGGGGGTAAATGAAGAACTAGTGGAACTAAGACGTGTTAAAGATCACTTTATCT TTACTATCGAATCCACTGGGGCTTTATCACCAGAAGAGCTATTCGCTGAAGCTGTGAAAATATTGGAAGACAAATGCGACCGGGTGATATCTGAACTCTCTTAG
- the LOC103993655 gene encoding uncharacterized protein LOC103993655 isoform X1, translated as MSPKVSALDMPDVPMGQLPEHLHLQRTRVVCKADAPIHTEGIQYSGAYASIGVDNSVGVDSFCKNFKVKVVRLTNDEIEFDMIGIDASLANAFRRILIAEVPTMAIEKVLMVNNTSVVADEVLAHRLGLIPLNADPRLFEYLSENDAPNERNTIVYKLDVSCKKGSPRVTVKSDQLKWLPHGSELQMDSHDISAKAKSYTSFSCIQDSLPEFSKKPLGVKFDDIIIAKLGPGQAIELEAHAVKGIGKIHAKWSPVATAWYRMLPEVSLLKEVTGDVAEKLVKKCPVNVFDIEDLGNAGGKKAVVANPRACTLCRECIRGVNEELVELRRVKDHFIFTIESTGALSPEELFAEAVKILEDKCDRVISELS; from the exons ATGTCGCCTAAGGTGTCGGCGCTGGATATGCCAGACGTGCCGATGGGGCAGCTTCCGGAGCACCTTCACCTCCAGCGGACCCGCGTCGTCTGTAAGGCCGACGCCCCCATCCAT ACAGAAGGTATTCAGTACTCTGGTGCTTATGCATCGATTGGAGTTGACAATAGTGTGGGTGTGGACAGTTTCTGCAAGAACTTTAAGGTCAAAGTTGTCAGGCTTACTAACGACGAGATTGAATTTGATATGATTGGCATTGATGCTTCATTGGCTAATGCATTCAGGAGGATCCTTATTGCCGAG GTCCCTACTATGGCCATCGAGAAAGTCCTCATGGTCAATAACACATCCGTTGTAGCGGATGAGGTGCTTGCCCACAGGCTGGGTCTCATTCCACTTAATGCTGACCCAAGGCTATTTGAGTATCTCTCAG AAAATGATGCTCCAAATGAACGGAATACTATTGTCTATAAGTTGGATGTGTCGTGTAAAAAAGGCAGTCCACGTGTTACAG TTAAGTCAGATCAATTGAAGTGGCTGCCACATGGCAGTGAACTTCAAATGGATTCCCATGACATTTCTGCGAAAGCAAAAAGCTATACCTCATTCAGCTGTATTCAAGATTCCCTGCCAGAATTTTCAAAAAAGCCACTCGGTGTGAAGTTTGATGACATCATTATTGCTAAACTTGGGCCAGGCCAG GCAATCGAGCTTGAAGCTCATGCTGTTAAAGGCATTGGCAAAATTCATGCCAAATGGTCTCCTGTGGCTACAGCTTGGTACCGGATGCTTCCCGAG GTTTCTCTATTGAAAGAAGTCACCGGTGATGTTGCTGAGAAGCTTGTAAAGAAATGTCCAGTTAATGTCTTTGATATTGAAGACCTCGGAAATG CAGGTGGAAAGAAGGCAGTGGTAGCGAACCCGCGTGCCTGTACACTGTGCAGAGAATGCATTCGGGGGGTAAATGAAGAACTAGTGGAACTAAGACGTGTTAAAGATCACTTTATCT TTACTATCGAATCCACTGGGGCTTTATCACCAGAAGAGCTATTCGCTGAAGCTGTGAAAATATTGGAAGACAAATGCGACCGGGTGATATCTGAACTCTCTTAG
- the LOC135598048 gene encoding oligopeptide transporter 5-like, which yields MAAALPTTPIKIPLSNWSFSLNPGPFNLKEHVLITIFANAGAGGVYAVGIVTIMRAFYHRGINIIAALLLSETTQLLGFGWAGLFRKYLVDSPYMWWPGNLVQVSLFRALHEEEKRSKGGVSRFQFFLIVIACSFAYYVVPNVLFPSITAISVICLIWKKSVTAHQIGSGMRGLGVGSFGLDWSTISGFLGSPLASPAFATFNVLAGFIALVYIIVPIAYWSNAYDSKNFPLFTSSLYDVHGKKYDLDRVLDQKTFSLNIHEYEKYSDIRLSIMFAISYGLGFATLTATLSHVFLFNGAYILKLWRQTATKAQDNYLDIHGRLMKANYEAVPQWWFHIILVVVTALAILTCEGFGKQLQLPYWGIFLAIAMAFVFTLPIGVILATANQAPGLNIITEMVIGYMMPGKPLANVVFKTYGYISMTQALTFLSDFKLGLYMKIPPKSMFFAQLVGTIVASAVYFGTAWWLLGTITSICDTSKLPEGSPWTCPSDAVFFSASIIWGVVGPLRMFGPKSIYLSLNYYFLAGALAPFFVWLLSLLFPHKKWIKLINFPVLLGATAMMPPAHAVNYTSWFVVGIIFNFYVYNKYKSWWGRYTYVLSAGLDAGTAFMAVLAFLSLNNYDVYSVAWWGGDNDDHCPLSRCPTAGSYVPEGCPSFQ from the exons ATGGCCGCCGCCCTGCCCACTACACCGATCAAGATCCCGCTCAGCAACTGGTCTTTCTCCTTGAACCCTGGGCCGTTCAACCTCAAGGAGCACGTGCTGATCACCATTTTTGCTAACGCCGGTGCTGGCGGTGTCTACGCAGTGGGCATTGTCACCATCATGAGGGCCTTTTACCATCGCGGCATCAACATCATCGCAGCGTTGCTGCTATCGGAAACAACCCAG TTGCTTGGATTTGGATGGGCTGGATTGTTTAGGAAGTACCTGGTGGATTCACCTTATATGTGGTGGCCAGGAAACCTCGTCCAAGTCTCCCTCTTCAG AGCACTACATGAGGAAGAGAAGAGGTCCAAGGGTGGTGTGTCAAGATTCCAGTTCTTCTTGATAGTTATCGCATGCAGCTTCGCCTACTATGTTGTTCCCAACGTGTTGTTCCCATCTATCACTGCGATCTCCGTGATCTGCCTGATCTGGAAGAAGTCCGTCACTGCGCATCAGATCGGTTCCGGGATGAGGGGGCTTGGCGTCGGGTCTTTCGGCCTCGACTGGTCCACCATCTCCGGCTTCCTCGGCAGTCCCCTGGCTTCACCAGCGTTTGCGACGTTCAACGTATTGGCTGGTTTCATCGCCCTGGTCTACATCATTGTCCCCATCGCCTACTGGTCCAATGCGTACGACTCTAAGAACTTCCCTTTGTTCACGTCGTCCCTGTACGACGTCCACGGAAAAAAATACGACCTCGACCGTGTTCTCGATCAGAAGACGTTCTCCTTGAACATCCATGAATACGAGAAGTACAGCGACATCCGTCTCAGCATCATGTTCGCCATCTCTTACGGGCTCGGTTTTGCCACCTTGACTGCCACACTCTCCCATGTCTTCCTCTTCAATGGCGC GTACATCCTGAAACTATGGCGCCAAACGGCAACCAAGGCTCAGGATAATTACCTAGACATTCATGGGAGACTAATGAAGGCAAACTACGAGGCCGTCCCTCAATGGTGGTTCCATATTATTCTTGTCGTCGTCACGGCACTGGCCATCCTCACCTGCGAAGGATTCGGCAAGCAGCTGCAGCTTCCTTACTGGGGCATCTTCCTTGCGATCGCCATGGCTTTCGTTTTCACATTGCCCATCGGTGTCATTCTTGCCACCGCCAATCAG GCACCCGGACTAAATATTATCACGGAGATGGTGATAGGTTACATGATGCCTGGTAAGCCTCTGGCGAATGTGGTGTTCAAGACttatggatacattagcatgaccCAAGCTCTTACGTTCCTCTCCGACTTCAAGTTGGGTCTGTACATGAAGATTCCTCCAAAGTCCATGTTTTTTGCCCAG TTGGTGGGAACCATAGTCGCCTCTGCAGTTTACTTCGGGACGGCATGGTGGCTTCTCGGCACCATCACGTCCATCTGCGACACCAGCAAATTACCGGAGGGCAGCCCGTGGACGTGCCCCAGTGACGCCGTCTTCTTCAGCGCCTCCATCATCTGGGGAGTCGTCGGCCCGTTGCGCATGTTCGGCCCCAAGAGCATCTACCTGTCCCTCAACTACTACTTCCTCGCCGGGGCGCTGGCGCCGTTCTTCGTCTGGCTGCTCTCGCTTCTCTTCCCCCATAAGAAGTGGATCAAGCTCATCAACTTCCCGGTGCTCCTCGGAGCGACGGCCATGATGCCGCCCGCCCACGCGGTGAACTACACCTCCTGGTTCGTCGTCGGCATCATCTTCAACTTTTACGTGTACAACAAGTACAAGAGCTGGTGGGGAAGGTACACCTACGTGCTATCGGCCGGTTTGGATGCCGGGACGGCCTTCATGGCCGTGCTCGCTTTCCTCAGCCTCAACAACTACGACGTTTATTCCGTGGCATGGTGGGGAGGAGATAACGATGACCATTGCCCCCTCTCCCGATGCCCTACCGCGGGATCCTACGTGCCCGAAGGCTGCCCTTCCTTCCAATAA
- the LOC103995509 gene encoding oligopeptide transporter 5-like, whose protein sequence is MAEENYESPIEQVRLTVPATDDPSLPCLTFRTWTLGLVSCVMLAFVNQFLGYRENQISLSSVCIQILALPVGRAMAAILPTTPIKIPLTNWSFSMNPGPFNLKEHVLITIFANAGAGGVYAVGIVTIMRAFYHRGINIIAALLLSETTQLLGFGWAGLFRKYLVDSPYMWWPGNLVQVSLFRALHEEEKRPKGGVSRFQFFLIVVTCSFAYYVVPNVLFPSITAISVICLIWKKSVTAHQIGSGLHGLGVGSFGLDWSTIAGFLGSPLASPAFATFNILAGYIFLVYVIVPIAYWSNAYGSKNFPVYTSSLYDVYGKKYELDRVLDQKTFTLNVTEYEKYSNIRLSIMFAISYGLGFATLTATLAHVFLFNGSYILKLWRQTASKMHDNYLDIHGRLMKANYEAVPQWWFHIILVVVMALAIFTCEGFGKQLQLPYWGIFLAIAMAFVFTLPIGVILATANQEPGLNIITEMVIGYIMPGKPLANVVFKTYGYISMTQAHTFLADFKLGQYMKIPPKAMFFAQLVGTVVASAVYFGTAWWLLGTITSICDTSKLPEGSPWTCPGDAVFFSASIIWGVVGPLRMFGPESIYSSLNYFFLAGALAPFFVWLLSRFFPQKKWIKLINFPVLLGATAMMPPAHAVNYTSWFVVGIIFNYYVYNKYKIWWGRYTYVLSAGLDAGTAFMAVLAFFALNNYNIYSVAWWGGDADDHCPLAQCPTAGSYVPEGCPSFQ, encoded by the exons ATGGCAGAGGAAAACTATGAAAGCCCCATCGAGCAGGTAAGGCTCACAGTGCCGGCCACCGACGATCCAAGCCTGCCATGCTTGACCTTCCGAACATGGACGCTGGGGCTCGTCTCCTGCGTCATGCTCGCCTTCGTCAACCAGTTCCTCGGCTACCGAGAGAACCAGATCTCCCTGTCGTCGGTTTGCATTCAGATACTGGCGCTCCCCGTCGGCCGAGCCATGGCCGCCATCCTGCCCACCACGCCGATCAAGATCCCGCTCACCAACTGGTCTTTCTCCATGAATCCTGGGCCGTTCAACCTCAAGGAGCACGTGCTGATCACCATCTTTGCTAACGCCGGTGCTGGCGGTGTCTACGCAGTGGGCATTGTAACCATCATGAGGGCCTTTTACCATCGCGGCATCAACATCATCGCAGCGTTGCTGCTATCGGAAACAACCCAG TTGCTTGGATTCGGATGGGCCGGACTGTTCAGAAAGTACCTGGTGGATTCACCGTATATGTGGTGGCCGGGAAACCTCGTCCAAGTCTCCCTCTTCAG AGCACTGCATGAGGAAGAGAAGAGGCCCAAGGGTGGTGTGTCAAGATTCCAGTTCTTCTTGATAGTCGTCACCTGTAGCTTCGCTTACTACGTTGTTCCCAACGTGTTGTTCCCATCCATCACCGCGATCTCCGTGATTTGCCTGATCTGGAAGAAGTCCGTCACCGCGCATCAGATTGGTTCCGGCCTCCACGGGCTCGGCGTCGGGTCTTTCGGCCTCGACTGGTCCACCATCGCCGGCTTCCTGGGCAGTCCCCTGGCTTCACCAGCGTTTGCTACCTTCAACATATTAGCTGGTTACATCTTCCTCGTCTACGTCATCGTCCCCATCGCCTACTGGTCCAATGCGTACGGCTCTAAGAACTTCCCCGTGTATACGTCGTCCCTGTACGACGTCTACGGAAAAAAATACGAACTCGACCGTGTTCTCGATCAGAAGACGTTCACATTGAACGTCACTGAATACGAGAAATACAGCAATATCCGTCTCAGCATCATGTTCGCCATCTCCTACGGGCTCGGCTTTGCGACATTGACGGCCACTCTCGCCCATGTCTTCCTCTTCAATGGCTC GTACATCCTGAAACTATGGCGCCAAACTGCATCCAAGATGCACGATAATTACCTAGACATTCATGGGAGACTTATGAAGGCAAACTACGAGGCCGTCCCCCAATGGTGGTTCCATATTATTCTTGTCGTCGTCATGGCACTGGCCATCTTCACCTGCGAAGGATTCGGTAAGCAGCTGCAGCTGCCTTACTGGGGCATCTTCCTTGCGATCGCCATGGCTTTCGTTTTCACATTGCCCATCGGTGTCATTCTTGCAACCGCCAATCAG GAACCGGGACTGAACATTATCACAGAGATGGTGATAGGTTACATAATGCCAGGGAAGCCTTTGGCGAACGTGGTATTTAAGACgtatggatacattagcatgaccCAAGCTCACACGTTCCTCGCCGACTTCAAGTTGGGGCAGTACATGAAGATCCCTCCAAAGGCCATGTTTTTTGCCCAG CTGGTGGGAACCGTAGTCGCCTCTGCAGTCTACTTCGGGACGGCATGGTGGCTTCTCGGCACTATCACGTCCATCTGCGACACCAGCAAATTACCGGAGGGCAGCCCGTGGACGTGCCCCGGTGACGCTGTCTTCTTCAGCGCGTCCATCATCTGGGGAGTCGTTGGCCCGTTGCGCATGTTCGGCCCCGAGAGCATCTACTCCTCCCTCAACTACTTCTTCCTCGCCGGGGCGCTGGCGCCGTTCTTCGTCTGGCTTCTGTCGCGGTTCTTCCCCCAGAAGAAGTGGATCAAGCTTATCAACTTCCCGGTGCTCCTCGGAGCGACGGCCATGATGCCGCCCGCCCACGCTGTGAACTACACCTCCTGGTTCGTCGTCGGCATCATCTTCAACTATTACGTGTACAACAAGTACAAGATCTGGTGGGGGAGGTACACCTACGTGCTATCAGCCGGTTTGGATGCCGGGACGGCCTTCATGGCCGTGCTCGCTTTCTTCGCACTCAACAACTATAACATCTACTCCGTGGCATGGTGGGGAGGCGATGCCGACGACCACTGCCCTCTTGCTCAGTGTCCGACGGCGGGTTCCTACGTGCCCGAAGGCTGCCCTTCCTTCCAATGA